One genomic window of Aggregatilinea lenta includes the following:
- a CDS encoding FAD-binding and (Fe-S)-binding domain-containing protein, producing PLLPRGGGSSLAGQTVGHAVVMDFSRYMRRVIGINADARTVRVQPGVVLGQLNAQLAPLHLMVGPDPASAERATVGGCVGNNATGMHSILYGMFGDHVRSVEVVLADGERLAFGKDAPTSSRRQALESVVAQLLVENADEIARRYPKTWRSVAGYALNKLDPAAPDLARLFVGSEGTLGTVTEVELGLVPRPMMTRLVLLHYDQLRAALDAVPAILETEPSAVELLDRMLIQMTRASLEFSRYLTFVEGDPAAVLAVEYYGESESELTAKVERLRDRMRVAGFAGPTVIASTARQMSDVLKVRKAGLGLLMSMRSAKKPVAFIEDAAVPVANLPDYVEGVEQIVTSAGTSMALYAHASAGCLHIRPLIDLKTAEGLARYRTIAEGALALAIKFGGTTSGEHGEGLSRGEFSEALFGPQVVAAFRQVKRAFDPGNRMNPGKIVDAGPMDDPATLRFGQDYHTPLAPTRLRLDWSADGGYPAAVEMCNGAGVCRKEDAGIMCPSFMGTRNERDSTRARANALRLAMSGALGLDGLADERVHDILDLCLSCKACKAECPSGVDMARLKAEFTASYQDTHGIPLRSRLFGNVHHMNRLGSLAPWATNTVLRSPLTRWAFERLGITSRRQLPLLADERFSAWASKHPVSGTDGRRAPILISDTYTEYNYPHLGQAVLRIAEAARLGVEVWGPGQIDCCGRPLISKGLLDQARALAAANVRRMAPAVARGERFMLIEPSCAAAFRDEYPDLVPGELQADARAVANAVITVEEWAAEAATSGLFADLHFDPTPRKIVLHGHCYQRTLWGTGAAHRMFGLLPGCDVTELDDGCCGVAGSFGFEAEHYDLSMEIGEQRLLPAVRAASDAIIAASGVSCREQIQHGSGREALHPIEILAMALDDRRKSDSDGSVLVGSERVL from the coding sequence TGCCGCTGCTGCCACGGGGCGGGGGGAGCAGCCTGGCGGGGCAAACCGTCGGACACGCCGTCGTCATGGACTTTTCGCGTTATATGCGGCGCGTAATCGGGATCAACGCGGATGCGCGAACCGTGCGCGTCCAGCCCGGCGTGGTGCTGGGACAGCTCAACGCACAGCTTGCGCCACTGCACCTGATGGTTGGACCGGATCCGGCCAGCGCCGAACGGGCGACCGTCGGCGGCTGCGTTGGGAACAACGCGACAGGCATGCACAGCATCCTGTACGGCATGTTTGGCGATCACGTACGGAGTGTAGAGGTCGTGCTGGCGGACGGCGAGCGCCTCGCATTCGGGAAAGATGCGCCTACCAGCTCCCGGCGGCAGGCGTTGGAGAGCGTCGTCGCGCAGCTTCTGGTCGAAAACGCCGACGAGATCGCGCGGCGGTATCCCAAAACGTGGCGCAGCGTCGCCGGATATGCGCTGAACAAGCTCGATCCGGCAGCGCCCGATCTGGCGCGCCTGTTCGTGGGGTCGGAGGGTACGCTGGGCACCGTGACTGAGGTCGAGCTGGGCCTCGTGCCACGCCCCATGATGACTCGGCTGGTACTGCTGCACTACGATCAACTGCGCGCGGCGCTCGACGCTGTCCCGGCCATCCTCGAAACCGAACCGTCCGCCGTCGAGCTGCTGGACCGCATGCTGATCCAGATGACACGTGCCAGCCTGGAATTCTCGCGTTACCTGACGTTTGTGGAGGGCGATCCGGCGGCGGTACTGGCGGTCGAGTATTATGGCGAGAGCGAATCCGAGCTGACTGCCAAAGTCGAGCGTCTGCGCGACCGCATGCGCGTGGCGGGCTTCGCGGGGCCGACCGTGATCGCGTCCACGGCGCGCCAGATGTCCGACGTGCTCAAGGTTCGTAAGGCGGGCCTGGGTTTGCTGATGAGCATGCGCAGTGCCAAGAAGCCCGTAGCGTTCATCGAAGACGCCGCCGTGCCGGTCGCAAACCTGCCGGATTACGTCGAAGGGGTGGAGCAAATCGTCACAAGTGCGGGCACGAGCATGGCACTTTACGCGCACGCCAGCGCGGGCTGCCTGCACATCCGCCCGCTGATTGACCTCAAGACAGCGGAAGGGCTGGCGCGCTATCGGACAATTGCCGAAGGCGCGCTGGCGCTGGCGATCAAGTTTGGAGGTACGACCAGCGGCGAGCACGGCGAGGGCCTTTCACGTGGGGAATTCAGCGAGGCGCTGTTCGGCCCGCAGGTTGTGGCGGCCTTCCGGCAGGTCAAGAGGGCATTCGATCCCGGCAACCGCATGAATCCCGGCAAGATCGTGGACGCCGGGCCGATGGACGATCCGGCGACGCTGCGTTTTGGGCAGGACTACCATACGCCGCTGGCTCCCACGCGGCTGCGCCTGGACTGGTCCGCGGATGGCGGCTATCCGGCAGCAGTCGAGATGTGCAACGGCGCGGGCGTGTGCCGCAAGGAAGACGCGGGAATCATGTGTCCCAGCTTCATGGGCACGCGCAACGAGCGGGATTCGACGCGGGCACGGGCCAATGCGCTGCGGCTGGCGATGTCGGGGGCGCTGGGGCTGGACGGTCTCGCCGACGAGCGCGTACACGACATTCTGGACCTGTGCCTGTCATGTAAAGCGTGCAAAGCGGAGTGCCCATCCGGAGTGGACATGGCGCGCCTGAAGGCGGAATTTACTGCCAGCTACCAGGATACGCACGGCATCCCGCTGCGCTCGCGGCTGTTTGGCAACGTACACCACATGAATCGTCTCGGCAGCCTCGCGCCCTGGGCGACCAACACCGTGCTGCGTTCGCCGCTGACGCGGTGGGCGTTCGAGCGGCTGGGCATCACGTCACGGCGACAGCTTCCGCTGCTGGCCGACGAGCGCTTCAGTGCCTGGGCCAGCAAGCACCCGGTGAGCGGCACGGACGGGCGGCGCGCGCCTATTTTGATCTCCGATACCTACACCGAATACAATTATCCGCATCTCGGCCAGGCAGTTCTGCGCATCGCGGAGGCTGCCAGGCTGGGCGTCGAGGTGTGGGGACCGGGTCAGATCGACTGCTGTGGACGGCCTCTGATCTCGAAGGGACTGCTCGACCAGGCGCGCGCGCTGGCCGCTGCGAATGTGCGCCGGATGGCGCCTGCCGTTGCGCGCGGGGAGCGGTTCATGCTCATCGAGCCAAGCTGTGCGGCGGCGTTCCGTGACGAGTATCCCGATCTGGTGCCGGGCGAGCTTCAGGCGGATGCGCGCGCCGTCGCCAACGCGGTGATCACGGTTGAAGAGTGGGCCGCCGAAGCCGCGACCAGCGGTTTGTTTGCTGACTTGCACTTCGACCCAACACCGCGCAAGATTGTGCTGCATGGGCACTGCTACCAGCGCACACTGTGGGGAACCGGAGCGGCTCACCGGATGTTCGGCCTGCTGCCGGGCTGCGATGTGACCGAGCTGGACGACGGCTGCTGCGGGGTGGCGGGCAGCTTCGGGTTCGAAGCGGAACACTACGATCTCTCGATGGAGATTGGCGAGCAGCGCCTGCTCCCGGCAGTGCGGGCTGCGTCCGACGCGATCATCGCCGCCAGCGGCGTCTCGTGCCGCGAGCAGATCCAGCACGGAAGCGGGCGCGAAGCGCTGCACCCGATCGAGATCCTGGCCATGGCGCTGGACGACCGGCGCAAAAGTGACAGCGACGGTTCAGTTTTGGTGGGAAGCGAACGTGTCTTATGA
- a CDS encoding sensor histidine kinase, whose amino-acid sequence MTDSDLQTSAAPDIRTEPDDAALAALLHSLSGLLDCPVAALWRAETLDAPLALIAADPACDALDGYAAEGEQTLVGRAFSRQESQSVGEVAGNGEDARLGDLGFRAGLAAPVTWNDEHLGVIAGLDRAEGRTFDAHAVRTIELGAQSAAALIVAERFQAQKQVIETTLHTEQDRLAGLQAAVRRVLEQPDVNVNLIEIAEAYQGLGWEQVILVVYDDNGSADQLITLGVQENRREALREGIVPRQTWSLFGTGQLEQYRVGALYFIPATETGMHWHPDDLLFAPLRLGQGRIVGAIRLGDPVNGLRPQPPVLRVLDVLASQTTYLVENARLFEEKTHALEELADQVEELSMIHRADRELSSHLNMDQVMTLTMDWALRRTGADTGLLALTTQDQRGLVPFTTMGYLGTDILASTEQNPWPLDRGMLGRALTTGQIQIANEMANDDPDALMPGARSQISVPLSMRGEVLGVLSLISSEPDTFGEQNTSFLERLARRAAVALDNARLFRQSEQLADDMAVLYSASRTITATLERDTVLQRIAQSIAVALEASSAVILNYRVDRAEAEVLAVYRVGTARDAQEELPPVKSTVPLGTLEPVADAIKHNRAIVLRIADPSLPEPIRASMEASKVRVNLLLPLVAQDELIGVVLVNESRQDRIFTANEIAKAEALASQASIALRQSMLYQEVLQLDKIKSEMIRMASHDLRNPLNTILGYLDLVSISLEQVDVGPEIKEYMGSLRRSTRTMQSLIDDLLTLERVESERESDWQTFDLAGLVTEVVETEFSSAHLKKQALTYQRVQGLPQVYGSIMQLRQAITNLVGNAIKYTPEGGTIDVTLSANDDQVHLSVTDTGYGISPDRQTRIFERFYRAREPGTETIPGTGLGLSLVKTVVERHGGLVWFESTKGQGSTFHFWLPAAHNNKDR is encoded by the coding sequence ATGACCGACTCTGACTTACAAACCTCTGCGGCACCTGACATCCGCACTGAGCCAGACGACGCGGCTCTGGCCGCGCTGCTGCACTCCCTGAGCGGATTACTCGACTGCCCGGTGGCGGCACTGTGGCGCGCTGAGACGCTGGATGCGCCGCTGGCGCTGATCGCAGCGGATCCCGCGTGTGATGCGCTGGACGGTTACGCTGCGGAGGGCGAACAGACTCTCGTTGGCCGAGCCTTCAGCCGTCAGGAATCGCAATCCGTTGGTGAAGTGGCAGGCAACGGGGAGGATGCACGGCTTGGCGATCTGGGCTTCCGCGCCGGGCTGGCCGCGCCAGTCACCTGGAACGACGAGCACCTGGGTGTCATTGCCGGGCTGGACCGCGCCGAAGGACGCACCTTCGACGCGCATGCCGTGCGGACGATCGAGCTTGGCGCGCAGTCCGCGGCGGCGTTGATAGTCGCCGAGCGGTTCCAGGCTCAAAAGCAGGTCATCGAAACAACCCTCCATACGGAACAAGACCGGCTGGCCGGTCTCCAGGCAGCAGTGCGGCGGGTCCTGGAGCAGCCCGACGTCAACGTAAACTTGATCGAGATCGCCGAGGCGTATCAAGGCCTGGGCTGGGAACAGGTCATCCTGGTGGTCTACGACGACAACGGGTCCGCCGACCAACTGATCACGTTGGGAGTGCAGGAGAACCGCCGAGAAGCGCTGCGCGAGGGCATTGTTCCTCGCCAGACATGGAGCCTGTTCGGGACCGGGCAGCTCGAGCAGTACCGCGTCGGTGCGCTGTACTTCATTCCCGCGACGGAGACTGGGATGCACTGGCACCCGGACGACCTGCTGTTCGCGCCACTGCGCCTGGGGCAGGGGCGGATCGTGGGCGCGATCCGGCTGGGCGATCCGGTGAACGGCTTACGACCCCAGCCGCCCGTGCTGCGCGTGCTGGACGTGTTGGCCAGCCAGACAACGTATCTGGTCGAGAACGCGCGCCTGTTTGAGGAAAAAACGCACGCTCTTGAAGAGCTGGCCGATCAGGTCGAAGAGTTGTCGATGATTCACCGCGCGGACCGCGAACTCAGCTCGCACCTGAACATGGATCAGGTGATGACGCTGACGATGGACTGGGCGCTGCGTCGCACAGGGGCCGACACCGGCCTGCTGGCGCTGACCACGCAGGACCAGCGCGGGCTGGTGCCATTCACGACGATGGGCTACCTGGGCACGGACATCCTGGCCAGCACGGAGCAGAATCCGTGGCCGCTCGACCGGGGCATGCTGGGACGCGCGTTGACAACGGGGCAGATCCAGATTGCCAACGAGATGGCCAACGACGATCCCGACGCCCTGATGCCAGGAGCCAGGTCCCAGATCTCGGTGCCGCTGTCGATGCGCGGTGAGGTGCTGGGCGTGTTGTCGCTCATTTCCAGCGAGCCGGACACCTTTGGCGAGCAGAATACCAGCTTCCTCGAACGCCTGGCGCGGCGCGCGGCGGTGGCGCTGGATAACGCGCGTCTGTTTCGCCAGTCGGAGCAACTGGCCGATGACATGGCCGTGTTGTACTCCGCCAGTCGCACGATCACGGCGACGCTGGAACGTGACACGGTGCTGCAGCGCATCGCGCAGTCGATTGCCGTCGCGCTGGAGGCCTCCAGCGCGGTGATCCTGAACTACCGGGTCGATCGTGCCGAGGCCGAGGTGTTGGCCGTGTACCGTGTCGGCACGGCACGGGACGCGCAAGAAGAATTGCCGCCGGTAAAATCGACGGTGCCCCTCGGCACGCTCGAACCGGTAGCGGACGCGATCAAGCATAACCGCGCGATTGTGCTGCGCATCGCCGATCCGTCGCTGCCGGAGCCGATACGGGCCAGCATGGAGGCATCGAAGGTGCGGGTCAACCTGCTGCTGCCGTTGGTCGCGCAGGATGAGCTGATCGGCGTGGTGCTGGTGAACGAAAGTCGCCAGGATCGCATCTTCACGGCGAACGAGATCGCCAAAGCCGAAGCGCTGGCCAGCCAGGCATCGATTGCGCTGCGGCAGTCGATGCTTTACCAGGAGGTGCTGCAGCTCGACAAGATCAAGTCCGAGATGATCCGCATGGCCTCACACGACCTGCGTAATCCGCTGAACACGATTTTGGGCTACCTGGATCTGGTGTCGATAAGCCTGGAGCAGGTGGACGTCGGGCCGGAGATCAAGGAGTACATGGGCAGCCTGCGACGCAGCACGCGCACGATGCAGTCGCTTATTGACGATCTGCTCACGCTGGAACGCGTCGAGAGCGAGCGCGAAAGTGACTGGCAGACATTCGATCTGGCAGGGCTGGTGACTGAAGTCGTCGAGACGGAATTTTCCAGCGCGCACCTCAAGAAACAGGCGCTGACTTACCAGCGCGTGCAGGGGCTGCCGCAGGTTTATGGCAGCATCATGCAGCTACGGCAGGCGATCACCAATCTGGTGGGCAACGCGATCAAGTATACGCCGGAGGGCGGCACAATCGACGTCACGCTGAGCGCCAACGACGATCAGGTGCATCTGAGCGTTACGGATACCGGATATGGTATCTCGCCGGACCGGCAGACACGCATCTTCGAGCGGTTTTATCGCGCGCGGGAGCCTGGCACGGAGACCATTCCGGGGACGGGCCTGGGACTGAGCCTGGTCAAGACCGTTGTCGAGCGCCACGGCGGGTTGGTGTGGTTCGAAAGCACGAAAGGGCAGGGCAGCACCTTCCACTTCTGGCTGCCCGCCGCGCACAACAATAAGGATCGCTGA
- a CDS encoding homoserine kinase, producing the protein MSTLHKHPVPSPVKDRVTVYAPATVANLGVGFDIVGMALDSPGDKVTVEAWDQPGVDLVEIIGDGGKLPTDPEKNTACIAAFETLRALGVETGVRLWLDKGLPLASGLGSSAASAAAAAVAVNELFGAPLDRVELLPPCVEAEAAVSGRHADNVAPALLGGIVLIISVDPPHVISMPVPDNLHIALVTANVALPTVEARAVLPSHVSLRTMVTQTALVAGFVHALHVNDLTLLANVVERDTVVSPARTALIPGLEQAQIAARAAGALAAGISGAGPTIFALCDDPLMAERVTVAFEAVYIALGIECTTHIARPYMLGATVLDS; encoded by the coding sequence GTGAGCACGCTCCACAAGCACCCGGTACCATCGCCGGTCAAAGATCGCGTTACCGTTTATGCGCCCGCTACCGTCGCGAATCTCGGCGTGGGGTTCGATATCGTCGGCATGGCGCTCGATTCGCCGGGCGATAAAGTCACTGTCGAGGCCTGGGACCAGCCGGGAGTCGATCTGGTTGAGATTATAGGCGATGGTGGTAAGCTGCCCACCGACCCGGAGAAGAACACGGCGTGCATTGCCGCGTTCGAGACGCTGCGCGCGCTGGGGGTGGAAACGGGCGTCCGCCTGTGGCTGGACAAGGGGCTGCCGCTGGCCAGCGGCCTTGGCAGCAGTGCGGCGAGTGCAGCCGCTGCTGCCGTGGCCGTCAACGAGCTGTTTGGCGCGCCGCTCGATCGCGTCGAACTGCTGCCCCCCTGCGTCGAAGCCGAGGCTGCGGTCAGCGGGCGTCACGCGGATAACGTCGCTCCGGCGCTGCTGGGTGGCATCGTGCTGATCATCAGCGTTGACCCGCCGCACGTGATCTCGATGCCCGTGCCGGATAACCTGCACATCGCACTCGTTACGGCGAACGTTGCCCTGCCGACCGTCGAAGCGCGCGCCGTACTGCCCTCGCACGTGTCGCTGCGCACGATGGTCACGCAGACCGCGCTCGTCGCCGGATTTGTCCACGCGCTGCACGTCAACGATCTGACCCTGCTGGCCAATGTTGTCGAGCGCGACACGGTCGTTTCGCCTGCGCGCACCGCCCTGATCCCCGGCCTGGAGCAGGCTCAGATCGCGGCGCGAGCGGCGGGCGCGCTGGCCGCCGGAATCAGCGGCGCAGGCCCGACCATCTTTGCCTTGTGCGACGATCCGTTGATGGCGGAACGCGTCACCGTCGCCTTCGAGGCGGTTTATATCGCGCTGGGCATCGAGTGTACGACACACATCGCGCGCCCTTATATGCTGGGCGCGACCGTGCTGGATAGCTGA
- a CDS encoding FHA domain-containing protein — protein sequence MELLIMVMSGPDDGRTITLNPERGDGFVAADGTWTIVLGRREECDIGIPFDTQVSRQHALLRLTTDQQIWLADASSRNGTYVGKTRIEEPTLVTPGELFRLGRTWLRIQPESEL from the coding sequence ATGGAATTACTCATCATGGTGATGAGTGGCCCGGATGATGGCCGCACCATTACGCTAAATCCTGAGCGTGGTGACGGGTTCGTCGCAGCCGACGGCACGTGGACCATCGTGTTGGGGCGACGCGAAGAATGCGACATCGGCATTCCGTTCGACACGCAGGTTTCGCGCCAACATGCGCTGCTGCGCCTCACTACCGATCAACAGATCTGGCTGGCCGATGCCAGCAGCCGTAACGGGACGTACGTGGGCAAGACGCGTATCGAAGAGCCGACCCTGGTCACGCCGGGGGAGTTATTCCGACTGGGACGGACGTGGCTCCGCATCCAGCCTGAGAGCGAACTGTAG
- a CDS encoding Clp protease N-terminal domain-containing protein, giving the protein MDTIQLDDILTLARQESANLYHYFIGVEHLFIGLTQLSGGLTVAALQHHGISPRFVRYSLRESIGRYEDRRYWPGFPETPRAQYVLELARRYSGPDEPSERDLLLAILDENDSVVGRVLTEIGVDIADFRRTAANWSAELSPQAPEVPIHGRVDLDPEQLRILQLMFREYGQVQIVRELTGGYSGARVLLVRPIRVDGYKDAPVVVKLDDRHAILYERRRYDLYVKSTLPASTARLVDSPVVPDDSSTGGLKYTFVGQLDDTEPVSLREFAAQHDPEELSALIRALFEVFGPAWWLQRKPYRFGAWREYEHVLPPALVIEALPEDQVSPSAQLLTPLGAWSRTKQILPGEVVMLSGFVVQKISAHKDVLHLAAGAQPESINRASKVEVRGLDLSKNSYFRGEMLDQVVGRVVRTRDDLLLRSVQGLEPEFDVMAERVFSGHPFIGTIPNPLRRVTQLLDRQISGYLSTIHGDLHLGNILVGPRGDAWLIDFAWAREGHTLFDWTMLEMSLLVEVVAKHAQPGWPGAWEVAAWLASINRGEDIVLRDPSPLARALTPIKTLRDVIQPCLGVEGRWDEYHVALALTALRLMDWQTESIDARRIAFLAAALSTAEALNPHRSSGTSGDATLTDITTDIDIDQTELRLDDGSRD; this is encoded by the coding sequence GTGGACACCATCCAGCTTGACGATATCCTCACACTGGCACGGCAGGAATCCGCCAATCTCTACCATTATTTCATCGGGGTGGAGCACCTTTTCATTGGCTTGACACAACTCAGCGGCGGACTGACGGTCGCCGCGCTGCAACATCACGGCATTTCGCCCCGGTTCGTGCGCTACAGCCTGCGCGAGTCAATCGGGCGCTACGAAGACCGGCGCTACTGGCCGGGCTTCCCCGAAACGCCGCGCGCGCAGTACGTGCTGGAGCTGGCGCGCCGCTACTCCGGGCCGGACGAGCCGTCGGAGCGGGACTTGCTGCTGGCGATTCTGGACGAAAACGACAGCGTGGTAGGCCGCGTGCTGACCGAGATCGGAGTGGACATCGCTGACTTTCGGCGCACGGCGGCCAACTGGAGCGCCGAACTCAGCCCGCAGGCGCCGGAAGTGCCGATCCACGGGCGCGTCGACCTCGACCCGGAGCAGTTGCGCATCTTGCAGTTGATGTTCCGCGAGTATGGGCAGGTCCAGATCGTGCGTGAACTGACAGGCGGCTACAGCGGCGCGCGGGTGCTACTGGTGCGCCCAATCCGTGTGGACGGGTACAAGGATGCGCCGGTGGTGGTCAAGCTGGACGACCGCCACGCGATTTTGTACGAGCGGCGGCGATACGACCTCTACGTGAAAAGTACGCTCCCCGCCAGCACCGCGCGACTGGTCGACAGCCCGGTCGTGCCGGACGATTCGAGCACCGGCGGCCTGAAATATACGTTTGTGGGGCAACTCGACGACACCGAGCCGGTCAGCCTGCGCGAGTTCGCCGCGCAGCATGATCCCGAAGAACTGAGCGCGCTCATCCGGGCGCTGTTCGAGGTATTTGGCCCGGCGTGGTGGCTGCAGCGCAAGCCATACCGTTTCGGTGCGTGGCGCGAGTACGAGCACGTGCTGCCGCCTGCGCTGGTAATCGAGGCGCTGCCGGAAGATCAGGTGTCGCCCAGCGCGCAGCTTTTGACGCCGCTCGGCGCGTGGAGCCGTACCAAGCAAATTCTGCCGGGCGAAGTCGTGATGCTCAGCGGGTTTGTGGTACAGAAGATCAGCGCGCACAAAGACGTTCTGCACCTGGCCGCCGGGGCGCAGCCGGAATCGATCAACCGCGCGAGCAAGGTCGAGGTGCGCGGACTGGACCTCAGCAAAAACAGCTACTTCCGGGGTGAGATGCTCGATCAGGTTGTGGGGCGGGTGGTCCGCACGCGCGACGATCTGCTGCTGCGTTCGGTGCAGGGGCTGGAACCGGAGTTCGACGTGATGGCCGAGCGCGTGTTTTCCGGCCACCCGTTCATCGGTACGATTCCGAACCCACTGCGGCGCGTCACGCAGCTGCTGGATCGCCAGATCAGCGGTTATCTTTCTACAATTCATGGCGACTTGCACCTGGGCAACATCCTGGTTGGGCCGCGCGGTGACGCGTGGCTGATCGACTTCGCCTGGGCGCGCGAGGGACACACGCTGTTCGATTGGACGATGCTCGAAATGAGCCTGCTGGTCGAGGTGGTGGCCAAACACGCGCAGCCGGGCTGGCCGGGTGCGTGGGAAGTCGCGGCATGGCTGGCGTCGATCAACCGGGGTGAGGACATCGTGCTGCGCGACCCGTCACCGCTGGCGCGGGCACTCACGCCGATCAAGACGCTGCGTGACGTAATTCAGCCGTGCCTGGGCGTCGAGGGGCGCTGGGACGAATACCACGTGGCGCTGGCATTGACCGCGCTGCGCCTGATGGACTGGCAAACGGAGTCGATTGACGCGCGGCGCATCGCGTTCCTGGCGGCGGCGTTGTCCACCGCCGAGGCTCTCAATCCGCACCGTAGCAGCGGCACCAGTGGTGACGCCACGCTGACGGATATCACGACTGATATCGACATCGACCAGACCGAGCTTCGGCTAGACGACGGCAGCCGGGACTGA
- a CDS encoding L,D-transpeptidase: MSRMRKPLLPIVVAVVVIAAQLAVALPSYAFPGDERDERCAALLAQAEAVTHAELSTLNVGDSGTTTSEANSTVSNPYADLPDDCTPHTGMSAIQMRAAEAEMTQHPTPDVVQVPYDEDVVWTRAYRRLNGDITILDAPNGNPIGSLSAGYNFVTAVSYEGGWVQINYGQWVPEEQVTFADVSEFSGVEIQEQPERPFAWMLAEAYPSRYPGGPEDKEAEQIERYSLMNIYGVEYVDGWEWYLVGPDEWLQQIRVAKVQPIKRPEGIGPDEKWVAVDLFEQTLVAYEGDKMVFATIVSSGLALWSTPQGLFHIYDRFENTRMSGAAGQPDFYFIEEVPYVMYFDGDVALHGTYWHDRFGYRQSHGCVNLSIMDAGWLFQWTEDAPTAAVYVYISGIYRSDLPAWARR; this comes from the coding sequence ATGAGTCGTATGCGCAAGCCGTTATTGCCCATTGTTGTTGCTGTAGTTGTCATCGCTGCCCAGCTTGCCGTTGCACTCCCCAGCTACGCCTTCCCCGGCGACGAGCGCGACGAGCGTTGCGCCGCGCTGCTGGCCCAGGCCGAAGCCGTCACCCACGCGGAGCTGTCCACGCTGAACGTCGGTGACTCTGGCACGACGACCAGCGAGGCCAACAGCACCGTCTCCAATCCGTACGCCGATCTGCCGGATGACTGCACGCCACACACCGGCATGTCCGCCATCCAGATGCGCGCCGCTGAAGCGGAAATGACGCAGCACCCCACTCCTGACGTGGTCCAGGTGCCCTACGATGAAGATGTGGTGTGGACGCGCGCCTACCGCCGCCTGAACGGCGATATCACCATTCTCGACGCGCCGAACGGCAACCCTATCGGCTCGCTGTCGGCAGGTTACAACTTCGTGACCGCCGTCAGCTATGAAGGCGGCTGGGTCCAGATCAATTACGGTCAGTGGGTCCCTGAAGAACAGGTCACCTTCGCGGATGTGTCCGAGTTCTCCGGCGTGGAGATCCAGGAACAGCCAGAGCGGCCCTTCGCGTGGATGCTCGCCGAAGCCTACCCCAGCCGCTACCCCGGCGGGCCGGAAGACAAAGAGGCCGAGCAGATCGAGCGCTACTCGCTGATGAACATCTACGGCGTGGAATACGTGGATGGCTGGGAGTGGTATCTCGTCGGCCCGGACGAGTGGCTCCAGCAGATCCGCGTGGCGAAGGTCCAGCCGATCAAACGGCCTGAAGGCATCGGCCCCGATGAAAAGTGGGTCGCGGTGGACCTGTTCGAGCAGACGTTGGTCGCCTACGAAGGCGACAAAATGGTCTTCGCGACGATCGTATCGTCGGGTCTGGCGCTGTGGTCCACGCCGCAGGGACTGTTCCACATCTACGACCGCTTTGAAAATACGCGGATGAGCGGCGCGGCGGGCCAGCCGGACTTCTACTTCATCGAGGAAGTGCCCTACGTGATGTACTTCGACGGCGACGTAGCCTTGCACGGCACCTACTGGCACGACCGCTTCGGTTACCGCCAGAGCCACGGTTGTGTGAACCTGTCGATCATGGACGCGGGCTGGCTGTTCCAATGGACCGAGGACGCGCCGACCGCAGCAGTCTACGTGTACATCAGCGGCATCTACCGCAGCGACCTGCCCGCCTGGGCGCGCCGCTAG